The DNA sequence CCGAAGATAATGCCGAGACAACTGCACCTACGAGTCGACCTGAAGCGGGAGCAGCCAAGGACGTGGGCCCAAGGGAAGAAGGGCCGAAGAGGAAGACATCGAGGCCCGCTCGTGACCGCAATTATAATTGCGTTTGATTTAGTTGAtcactcttttattttgttatgattaTGTTTCCTTATTTTTGAGATATTCACGTTTTGATTAGGATTAGATATTATCAAatcttttcgggttttcttcttgattctttcccgaacCGTAAGTCGAATCAAGTAGGGTCcggactctataaataatgGAGTCCAATAGAGAGTCAAAACCATTGAGAACTAAACTAAACGTTTTTCTCATTCCCGTTCTTGGCGTGAACGCCGCCCACTAGCACCTCAACTAGGGTTTATCTTGTTCTTCTTTTGACTACAAATCGTTGGTGCTCTAGTCCGATAGATCAAGGGTCTATCAATATCCCACTTTGGCCCTCGAAAGGCATATTGTTGTAAATAGAGGTTTACAAGATTTGGTAGCATCGAACCAATATCGTTCATGTACTGCCAAGGATACCCTAAACCACACAGCGTCAATGATCTAAGACTTGATGGGAACATTGAAAGAGGAACCATAGTCTCCCACTTCATATCAGGTTGTTGTACAAATAATGAAAGAGTCAACAAATTTTGGAGTTCCTCTGAGATATTAGCCAAGCCAATTAGTGAGTTGCTATCATCGTCTTCATCATAAGGCTTCCTCATCCTCAAAATGGATAGAGAGCTTAAATTCGGAATTCTTTTAAGAATTTCTCTAGTGCAACTCTTTGTACCCACGCCTGAAATACGAGATACTTTGTCCAAAATAGCATTAGAGTTAGAATTGGGGGTCGGCAGGTCCCTTCCCTTGACGTCAATTTCTTGTAGGTTTTGCAAATCCCATATTTCCATTGGCATATATGGTAGGGCTCCACGCTTTATAATGTGCACATATGGATGGATAATCAAGAATTGAAGCTGTAAAAGGTTGGATATGGAAACAGGGAGATCTTTGTTGCAAGTTAGAGAAAGATACTTTAGACATACTAGTTTTAGAATTTCAGGTGGGATATGGTAAAATCGGACCTTAAGAGCATTTAGTACCCTGAGCAGCTTGAAATCCGTGGCATATGTTGGTACTGGATAAGGGTGTAAAGGACCATAATAGAGGAGAGAACGGACAGTGGATGGACAATCACTTTTTATTGACTCATACACTTGTTCGATGGCAAATAAAGTGTTGGAATGAACACACAACCGGCGTTGGTCTTTCATATCTTCATCACGACTTTGTAAGACATGCAAAAACTTGATTTTACTAGCTTCCTTCCTACACAAATGCTGCCAACAAGAATGCACACGAAAATCTCTATTTGTAAACCAAGATAGAGACTCATGATTCCATATAAGAAGATTGAAAGTTTTGGCAAGCACCACCCGGCATTGAGACAAAATTTTCCAACTCAAATTGttccaaaaatggatttgCAGATGGTGGAAGAAACCCCTCAGCACTTATACAAGATATGAGACCGGAGTTTAGTAAAAGATTATGATATGGGGGAAAAGCTCCCAAATAGAGgaaaaacattttcaaataCTGAGGTAAGTATTCATAGCTTGGGAAAAGTACCTCTGCAATTTGATCATATGCATCCACGAAGACTGAATTATGTTGTTTTTAAACTACCTCAATCCAATATTTTTGGATACTCACGTTAAGCTCCGCTCGGGTACTCTCGTTGGCTTTTCTTAGGATATCTGCAACTGTAACTATAAGTGGAAGACCTTCACATTTTTGTGAAATCTTTTCTCCCAATTTCGCAAGGTAAGGTGGGAAACCTTTTTCACCAAACACATTCTCACCaagtaatttattactttctttttcattCAACAAGCGTACTTCATGAATAATTGGAGAATCTTGAATTCTTAGCCTACTTGTAAGCAAGATTCGGACATTCTCTTGTGGCAAGCTATCCATTAGTTGTGTGTCCCATTCCCATACATCATCCAACACTATGAGACATTTCTTATCCTTGACTCTCTTTTTCAAGAGTCCAAGTAATTTCTCATTGCCATCATCATCTCTTTGGGTAAGCATTTGGTGGCGAGTGTTGGGATCCACCTGAGCTGAAATGCATCGTAACATGTCATTGAATTCACATTTCCTGCCCACTTTGACCCATGCTTGAAGCTCGAAATGTCTCTTAACCGATGGATCATCAAATACTTTTTTTGCAAGAGTTGTCTTTCCAACCCCCGCCATCCCAGTAACTAATAACCGCTTCCCTTCATCTTTGATCAGACAATCCCTGGCTCGTTCGAATTCAAGAGATAATCCAACCATATATGAGTTGATTCCACCAAAATCAATTCTTGAGGACAGAGgttcaccttcttcttcagGCATACACGCCAGTTCAATATCGTACACCGCCTCCATCAACGTCACCCTCTCGATGAAGCAATCAACACTCTGCCGCAGACTCTGCAGATCTACAGAGAATGGCAAGCGATCTTTCTCGCTTTCAAGCTGTGGAAGAATCTGTTCTGTGTAAAGGGATTCTAGTGCATCTTCGAATTCCCATATGACCTCTTTGATTTGTTCATCCAAAGCATTCACATCTGTTCTGATCTTGCTGTAGCTGGTGAAGTCCACTTTTGGCAGAACACTCTGCAAGTCACTCATGGCATTATAGGCGGATCCTATGATCTGTGGAGAAGGAGGAACCAGCGAGATGCGAGACGATTGGTGAATATCCTTGATCGTTTTCTTGAGAGAAATCGCTGCACCATAAGCCGCCATCACCCAACAGGTGGAGAGTTTGTGACTTTGTGGtgatgaagaggaagaagTTGGTGACGGCGGTAGGTGGTGGTGGTACAGTGAATTTGCAGTCAACGTGTATCGACAAACGATCCCTCAATGCACGACATATTTTAAGGTTATGACAATTCAaacattttgtcattataaCTTTTTAGTGTGCATTTGTTTTATagtatacattttttaaaggaaaatttgtcataaactccatccgtcccacctaatatatttttggttaagcacatatttttatacacaattattaaaataagagagatagaaaagaaaaagtaattaaaatactgTTAGTGGAAAGTTTCACATCATTAAATagaaaagagtttccaaaattaaaaagtgcatattcttttagGATTTACTACTATGGAAAGAGTGCATACTTTTGTGGGACAATGGAAGTAAATCATAACTTTGGTCATATCACTTTCGgaactactctctccgtctgtcattaaatgtctcatttttccttttttatccGTCCGCCaataaatttctcatttcacttttactatatttgataAGTGGACCATATACATTCCACTAAATTATTTCACACACatgttattataaaactaatatacgaaagtaggtcccacatctACTAACTTTTCCTACCCAGTTTACTtcataaagtcaaataatttttaaaacttgtgccggTCAGATATGAGACGTTAAAagttataacaaattttaaaatgatgcATCGGCAAATACAATACCAAAGGGAAACAAACAGTGAAATGATATGATGAACCCGAGCTCCCCAATAATCCCCTCAGCAACCCCTACGTCCTCTGCTTGCGCCATCACCTTTATAATTCAACAACAATCCTCCGGCATAGGATCAATCCTAGTCTCAATCCTCATCGCGTCAAAGTATGCTCTCATGACTTCTGAATGAGCATACTTTGACGCGGATAAGGAAGGTGATCTCGTCCAACTCCAAATCTTTTGCCCCTTTCAACTCCTCAAAAACCTTCGTCATATCACAGTGTATCCTTGATAACAATGTGTTCCATGTGACTAGAATCTTCTCTGGGTGGGACTCCAACGACCTCTGCGCCTCCTCCACCATTCCACCACAACATGCTCCTTAAAACAACACTTTCATGCGCAGCAATGTGTCAAACCACCCAATGTGAGAGAAGAACACTCTGAAAAACGTGAACTCATCCATGCGAACACCACACTGAGTGCATCTTGGAGAAAAACATCGCGGTGTCTCTGCCTCTTCCCCTGTTTGCATACCATGTTATGATCGCGTTCCAAGAAGATGAGTTTGGGTTTGGCATCCTTGAAACCAGAGATATAGCGTCTTCCACCACTCCAAACGCCATCCATAAGCTCCTTGTACGAGATAGTGTCGGTATTAGGCACTCGACTAAAAACAGTGAACCCCTTATCTAGCGCCAGCTTCGATCCTTTGCAAGAATAGCTGTTGGGCATGTACAGCTCCAACACCGACAAAATGCGACAACTAAAAATACGGCCCGACTCTaattacacaaataaatatCTAATCAAGAACAAGTAAATTCTAAGCTattacaatttcaaaattttcatcaaatataacaaaaaaaacatcaactaATTCAACAtacaatcaaaacaaagtgaaaatcATGCATAAAGCAGAGAGAGTATTGAATGTGGGAAAAAAGCAAGTAATGTTTTAACAGAAATTTAAGCTGACAATAGTTTTGGTTACAAACATAATTCAACATTCAGGTTTCACAATTCTAAACAGAATCCAACAAATTACTATCCTTGAATTCAGGAAACAACATCACAATTCACTTGAAATGATGGGATAATGCGACATCTGAcccattattttttctcatgtgcctgaaaaacaataaatcaatataatgaaaatatgtcTAGTTTAAACTAGAAGCACAAGCAATTAATTCagttaaaagagaaataaattgacgtggtttttgaaaattaataaaagtaagaaGGCTAACCTGTTAACCAAGTTGAGAGTACTCATCACAAATAAGAACGGTGGCTACGAACTATTACATTGTAAGATTCTGAAAATTTCTCGACAAATGCATAAACTAAGGGATTGCAATCTACTAATTCAATTACAGGTGTTACCCCTGTGTTACAGCACAACCTATCGAgatgttttaatttgtagCAATATCGTAGACTTACGAGCTTAAGCCAAGGGAGGCTTCCTTGTTGAGCTTTTAATTCCACCAAATCAGTGTCTTCAATTACAAGTTTCATAAGTTTCAAAAAACAACTTGATTCTAGATCCCACTTTGGGCCTCGAAAGGCATACTCTTTTAGTACGAGGTACCTAAGATTTGGTAGCATCAAACCAATCTCGTTCATGTACTGCCAAGGATACCCTAAACCAGTCAATTCAATGTTGTTAGACTTGATGGGAACATTGAAAGAGGAACCATAGTCTCCCACTTCATATCAGGGTTCAATACATCAATTGAAAGAATATTCAAATTCTGGAGTTCCTTTGAGATATGATCCAAGCCACTCAATGAATTGCTATCATCGTCTTCATCATAAGGCTTCTGTATCATAATCATGGATAAACTCCTTAAATTTGGGATTCTTTTAAGAATTTCCATAGTGCAACTCTTTGTAGTCACGCCTATAAGAAAAGAGACTCGGTCCAAAATAGCATTGGAGTTAGAATTGGGGGTTGGCAGGTCTCTTCCCATGACATTAAGATGTTGTAGGTTTTGCATGTTCCATATTTCCAATGGCATATATGGCAGAGCTCCACGCTTTATAATGGCCACATATCGAATGATAATCAAGAATTGAAGGTGCAAAAGGGTGGAAATTGAACCAGGGAGCTCTTTGTTGCAACTTATGGCTAAATACTTTAGACAAACTAGTTTTAGAATTTCAGGTGGGATATCATAAAATCGTACCTTACGAGCATTCAGTACCCTGAGCAATTTAAAATCCATGGCATGTATTGGCACTGGATAAGGGTGGCTAGGACCATGACAAAGGAGAGAACGAACTGTGGAGGAACaatcactttttattgaaTCATAGACTTCTTTGATAGCAAATAAAGTGTTGGAATGGGCACACAACCGACGCTGTCCTTTCATATCTTCATAGCAACTTTGTAAGACATGCAAAAACTTGATTTTACTAGCTTCTTTCTTACACAAGcgacattttttatttgaaaaccAAGATACTGGATCAAAATCATATAGAAGAAGATGATAATTATAGGAAAGCTCTGTCAGGGTATGGGAAACAAAAAATTCCCTAGTCGTCAATCCATCCATAACCTCAtcatccaatttttttttcccaatttgTTCGCAAAACCCCTCAGCACTCACATAACACATGATATCATGTGGATCAATATTCGTATATGGGAGGAAAGCTCCCAAATAGAGAAAAAGCATTTTCCAAATTTGTGGTAAGTAGTCATAGCTTGGGAAAAATACCtttgatatttgattatatgcatCCACAAACACTGAACTTTGTTGTTTTTCGGCTACCTCAGTCCAATATTCTTGGGTACATTTGTCAATCTCTTCCCCAGTACCCTTGTTGGCTTTTCTTAGGAGATCTGCAACTGTAACTATCATAAGTGGAAGACCTTCACATTTTTGTGCAATCTTTTCTCCTAATTCCTCAAGGTAAGGTGGGAAACCTTTATCACCGAATACCTTCTCACCAAGTAATctcttactttcttctttATCCAACAATCTTACATCACAATAACTTGGAGAATCTTTAATTCTCAGCCTGCTTGTAACCAAAATTTGGACATTCTTTTCTTGCAAGGTACTCATGAGTCGTGTGTCCCATTGCCATacatcatccaacacaatGAGACATTTCTTATCCTTCAATCTCTCTTCCAAGAGTCCAACTAATTTCTTGATATCATCATCGTCTCTTTGGGTTAGCATTTGGTCGCGATTGCTGGGATCCACTTGAGCTAGAATGCATCGTAATGTTTCGTTGGATTCACATTTTCTGCCTACTTTGACCCATGCTCGAAGCTCGAAATGTGTCTGAATCGAGGGATCATCAAATACTTTCTTAACAAGAGTAGTCTTTCCAACCCCTGCCATCCCAGTtaataataaacaattaacTCTAGCATATTTACCTTCTCGTTCTGCTTTTGCAAGAATATAATCCCTCACTTCTTCAAATTGCTTAGACAATTTAACCATCTCTGAGTTAATTCCTCCAAAATCAATTCTCGAGGAAAGAGgttcaccttcttcttccGGCATATTCACCAGCTCCATATCGTACTCTGCCTCCATCACAGCCATCCTCTCGATGAAGCGATCAACACTCTGCCACAGACTCTGCAGATCTACAGAGAAAGGCAAGCGATCTCTCTCGCTTTCAAGCTGTGGAAGAATCTGATCAGTGTAGTGCGATTCGAGTAAATCTTCGAATTCCCATATGGCGTCTTTGATTTGTTCATCAAAAGCGTTCACCTTCGTCCTGATCTTGCTGTAGCCTGTCTCGTCCAATTTGCTCAGAACGTTGTGCAAGCAACACATAGCATCATATGCAGATCGTAAGATATCAGGAGAGGGAGGAACCAGCGAGATGCGAGACGATTCTAGAAGACTCTGAATTGTGTTCTTGAGAGAAACGGCAGCTCCATAAGCAGCCATCACTGGGTAGAGTGAGAGTGGTGGTGAGAGGAGTAGTGGTGggatttttagattattttcaGCTCTTTATTAAACCTGTCTCCGTGCTTTTGTCAATAAAGCTGTATGCTTTCGATAGTGgatcactaactcattctcattcacattttattataaaactaatatataaaagtagggtTCACATgcaactaactttttaaacccactttctattatataattcttaaaatccgttCCGAATCAAATGGGGACAAattatgggggacggagggagtattctaTTTATGGacgacacagattttaatgtgATATTGACAACCAAATTATTGAAAGTCGTATTCTAAATTTGGTTTAAACGATCTATCTATATATGAAACAAAAACCACTTTACTTaatataaagttttttttgcaaaaatatttgatatatagattactccctccgtcctataatagatgtcacattttcctttttaatttgtcccacaaaagatgtcacattaatataaatatactattttctctcttcatctaaCATACAAaccaacatctcctaaaatcccgtatCATTCTCCAACTGTGTTATCTATTATatgatggagggagtacttgttTCAAGAAatgcattttttaagttttaataagATCAAATTGATGGTGCAAATGTGACAGGTCCTTTATTAAAGCTGTCTCCTTTTGTTAATAAAGTTGTATGCTTTTGTTGGGATGCAAGCTTGGCTTGTTACATCAAGAAAAGCAAAATATTACATTATTGAATACATGATCATAAGATGCTGTTATCCCAAGATATTTCCGAATTCTTGTCAACAAAATCTAATTCTATCCAGTAGTCCTTTTACATTATCCAATTCAACTTAAATAATTCATCTCGAAATCAATCTACAACCTCCATTCGAAGCACATATGTAATGATCCACTATAAATCTATTAAAACACATTTATTTTCCTATAACAAAGTGATAAACTCGTAGTTTAGCAAGTGTTTTGGATGGTTTAAAGTGCTTAATTGAGTATATTGTAGCACATTACTTGAGTTTTCATCCATGATCCCTTAGTTAGAGTGCTCTGATAAGTTTGTCGAGTTTTTGTAGTCAAAACAGGTGGAAACGGACGAAATGGCAGCCAAAAGATCAAGCCGAGCGTTTTCACAGAACTAGCCGGGTGTTTTGCCACCCAGGCCGGGCGAATTCTCTGTCACCGGGCGTTTTTCCCTCTGAAATCGCCCGAGTCGGGCGTTTTGTCACTCAGACCGGGCGAATTCTCTGTCCCCGGGCGTTTTTCCCTCTGAAAACGCTCGGGCCGGGCGTTTTGTGCTACTTCGCGATTCAAGAAgaacgcccggtcgggcgttttgtTACTTAGGaatcgcccggccgggcgattTGCTCGACTACagctttatttctatttttcgcCACGGGTATAAATAGGACCTAGGGTTCGACTCCAGCACACTTTCCACACGCCCCAGAAGTAGTTTCCACATTTGGAGAGTAGATTGAAGCGACAAAGAGTCCGAttcatcaacaagtttgaagaTGAAGACGATTTGCCCATTCAATCCACCCTTGGGAGTATCTTTATTAGTTTTACTATGttcaattcactttctatGGATTTTTCTTGTGAATTTGCTTtgaatatgagtagctaaatcatttgtagagttttggtgaagactacaatgaatgcttttgattaattcaaggacttTTGATTACCTTTGctcttgtgatttctttgtttcattcttgtgctttttcaattcaattgcttagctaccaattgggTTTGTTGACCTAGTTTTgagtaatcgagagatacctaattaggattgataaaagaatgaacaacacctagataatttgcattcgagagaaggaaTTCTAGAGTGAGGACTTGAGCCTTTTGTTTTAAGGAGTTAATTGTGACatattagaaggagact is a window from the Salvia hispanica cultivar TCC Black 2014 chromosome 1, UniMelb_Shisp_WGS_1.0, whole genome shotgun sequence genome containing:
- the LOC125212892 gene encoding putative late blight resistance protein homolog R1A-4 isoform X3 codes for the protein MAAYGAAVSLKNTIQSLLESSRISLVPPSPDILRSAYDAMCCLHNVLSKLDETGYSKIRTKVNAFDEQIKDAIWEFEDLLESHYTDQILPQLESERDRLPFSVDLQSLWQSVDRFIERMAVMEAEYDMELVNMPEEEGEPLSSRIDFGGINSEMVKLSKQFEEVRDYILAKAEREGKYARVNCLLLTGMAGVGKTTLVKKVFDDPSIQTHFELRAWVKVGRKCESNETLRCILAQVDPSNRDQMLTQRDDDDIKKLVGLLEERLKDKKCLIVLDDVWQWDTRLMSTLQEKNVQILVTSRLRIKDSPSYCDVRLLDKEESKRLLGEKVFGDKGFPPYLEELGEKIAQKCEGLPLMIVTVADLLRKANKGTGEEIDKCTQEYWTEVAEKQQSSVFVDAYNQISKAHEKK
- the LOC125212892 gene encoding putative disease resistance protein At1g50180 isoform X4 yields the protein MAAYGAAVSLKNTIQSLLESSRISLVPPSPDILRSAYDAMCCLHNVLSKLDETGYSKIRTKVNAFDEQIKDAIWEFEDLLESHYTDQILPQLESERDRLPFSVDLQSLWQSVDRFIERMAVMEAEYDMELVNMPEEEGEPLSSRIDFGGINSEMVKLSKQFEEVRDYILAKAEREGKYARVNCLLLTGMAGVGKTTLVKKVFDDPSIQTHFELRAWVKVGRKCESNETLRCILAQVDPSNRDQMLTQRDDDDIKKLVGLLEERLKDKKCLIVLDDVWQWDTRLMSTLQEKNVQILVTSRLRIKDSPSYCDVRLLDKEESKRLLGEKLQIS
- the LOC125212892 gene encoding disease susceptibility protein LOV1-like isoform X2; translated protein: MAAYGAAVSLKNTIQSLLESSRISLVPPSPDILRSAYDAMCCLHNVLSKLDETGYSKIRTKVNAFDEQIKDAIWEFEDLLESHYTDQILPQLESERDRLPFSVDLQSLWQSVDRFIERMAVMEAEYDMELVNMPEEEGEPLSSRIDFGGINSEMVKLSKQFEEVRDYILAKAEREGKYARVNCLLLTGMAGVGKTTLVKKVFDDPSIQTHFELRAWVKVGRKCESNETLRCILAQVDPSNRDQMLTQRDDDDIKKLVGLLEERLKDKKCLIVLDDVWQWDTRLMSTLQEKNVQILVTSRLRIKDSPSYCDVRLLDKEESKRLLGEKVFGDKGFPPYLEELGEKIAQKCEGLPLMIVTVADLLRKANKGTGEEIDKCTQEYWTEVAEKQQSSVFVDAYNQISKFVLSFVMVLATLIQCQYMPWILNCSGY
- the LOC125212892 gene encoding disease susceptibility protein LOV1-like isoform X1, whose amino-acid sequence is MAAYGAAVSLKNTIQSLLESSRISLVPPSPDILRSAYDAMCCLHNVLSKLDETGYSKIRTKVNAFDEQIKDAIWEFEDLLESHYTDQILPQLESERDRLPFSVDLQSLWQSVDRFIERMAVMEAEYDMELVNMPEEEGEPLSSRIDFGGINSEMVKLSKQFEEVRDYILAKAEREGKYARVNCLLLTGMAGVGKTTLVKKVFDDPSIQTHFELRAWVKVGRKCESNETLRCILAQVDPSNRDQMLTQRDDDDIKKLVGLLEERLKDKKCLIVLDDVWQWDTRLMSTLQEKNVQILVTSRLRIKDSPSYCDVRLLDKEESKRLLGEKVFGDKGFPPYLEELGEKIAQKCEGLPLMIVTVADLLRKANKGTGEEIDKCTQEYWTEVAEKQQSSVFVDAYNQISKVFFPSYDYLPQIWKMLFLYLGAFLPYTNIDPHDIMCYVSAEGFCEQIGKKKLDDEVMDGLTTREFFVSHTLTELSYNYHLLLYDFDPVSWFSNKKCRLCKKEASKIKFLHVLQSCYEDMKGQRRLCAHSNTLFAIKEVYDSIKSDCSSTVRSLLCHGPSHPYPVPIHAMDFKLLRVLNARKAHEKK